Below is a window of Humulus lupulus chromosome 9, drHumLupu1.1, whole genome shotgun sequence DNA.
CCAAGGTATGAACTTTAAGAGAGCATCCAATGGTGAAGGCAATAGAAAAAGAAGGATGATTATGGATTTCTCAGACAATGAATTTGAAGATGCAGTTAATTTAGCATCACCGGACACAGGGAAATCTGGTCGGGATCTGAAAGAAAGTATTGAAACTTTGGTTCCAGAGAAATCCAAATTGAACTTTGACCAGTGTGTGGAAGATAATTTAAAGGTCAAGGAAAATGTGACAATAGACCAACAATCTGTCCCACTGGTGAAAGAAGATTCTTTAGCTGTTTCTGGAAAGGCTGGTGGTGACAGGACTACCAGAACTTCCCCCAAAGAGAATAAGCATAGCTCTAATCCGGAAAATGATGTGAACAAGAAGGATAAACTAACACGTAGCTCTGTTCCagaaaatggtgtgaacaaaaatGATAAACCAACAAAGGGTGCTCCAGATTCTCCTAAAAGAAGAAAGGTGCTGAAGACACAAATAGATGATCGTGGAAGAGAAGGTACACTGCCGCCTTggtttcaaaaatatattgtttACACTAATATCAGTTGTCACTGTATCCGATAACCAATTTTCAAAGTTGTTTTTATTCATCTAGATTCAGCAGAAGGGCTCAATATTACCATTCTGAAGCAACTTCCATCACCTGCTTTATTATTTGTCCTGTAGATTTTTCCTGATTCGTGTTTTTTGTTATTCCTGCTGCCACAGTAGACCAAAAGatggacttttttttttttatttgttgcacTTTAGTGGATCTGTGTTAAAGCCACATGTAATAGGGCCTCTATCAACCATAAATTGTTCTTAACAATACattcttatttatttttgtgatattttttcAGTGACTGAGGTTATCTGGGAGGGTGAGGAGACAGCAGCAGAAAAGGCTAAAAATGCTCAAGCAGAGAAAGCTGCCAGTGGTACGACGAAGAAAGTTGAGAATAATACTGCCTCCAGTATTCTTAGCAGGTATTTGAATTGTTGGCAGTTAATTGGTATTCCAATATCAATATTGCTCTTTAAGGCAACGGCATCAATGAACTTGCTAGTTGGTTTGCAATTCTATTGCACAAACTTGCTTTGTGCTTCCCCTTTTAGTTTCACAAGTAATTAACCTCATTTTTTATAGGGATGCTCTTAGGAAAAGGTGCACcgtctttatgttttttttcccTTGTTTGTAAACCTTTTCAATTCAACAATCTATGTTTCATACCTTGTTCGGGTTGGATTTTGTTAGAGCAAATATAGCCAAGCCAGCTTGTTTTTGTATGGTTTAAGTGAGGGGTGGCTGTATCTGTATGTGATGGTCAACATCTTGGCCCATTTTGTTTTACATTTGTTTTAGCCTTACCAATGTACAGTTTGCTCCGTCTGTGTTCTTCTGTCACTTAATAATTGCCTTCATTTTGCAACCTTCTGAATGAGCTTCTGCATACATATGCACTGAACTATTAAAGTTTGTTCACTTATGGGTAAGGCTGTGACTGACTCTTCCAATGGTTTTTATAAATCCAGGCTGCCTGCAGTGGTTAAGAAGTCACCAGCAGTTGGAGGAACCACTGCTCTGTCGAATCAAACAGGTAAAGGTGCAAACAAGAAAACCAGAAACAAGGATCCGAAGCAAGGCAACATTCTTTCTTTCTTCAAGAAAAAGGTTTGAGGAGATGGAAGCCTTTCAGATTCTTTAGTTAATCggttggattggattggattgggtGGTTTTGTTGTTTGCCCATGTAATTCAGATATTCTGAACTAGTTAGTTTTAACTTTGGCCAGTTTGTACATATGGACCTTTCCTTGCTATTATTTCCAATATTACAACGTTGAGTCTGTCAACTTTTTCTCTATTACTTTTACTCGAGGTTGCCATGATGCTTCCTTTGATTTCATATTCCAATAATGCTGTATATGATTACAAATATCCAATCCAGATGACCTAATCAAAAATCATGGATCAATTTATATACCTATCATTTAAAAATGAAGTTAAAAAATAGAATCAATATACATTTTGAAAAGTTGTTCGCTCATTCCACTTTTTTTATCAAGTAACAAGAATATTGACATGATTGGttacttaaaaaatatatatatgcaaatTGACAAAGGTAATTCTTATATTATTTTGTCTTCAGTAATTATGTAAAAATTATGTTACTGTTCGGTAGCTATTTTATAAGTAGTTttcttattaaataattaaaaatctgaCAATAAAGTAAAAAAATTGTACCGTAATtcaacttttatttttaaaaattttaaataaaatttattaaaatttgaTAACAGATTTTGTGagctcttaattttttttaaaatagttttcgtttcttttttttttccaatctcACGTGATGATtggttcttctattttctttttaaaaaaaacaaaacaagagTTGCCAAacaaattttctgttttttatttttttttaaaaaacttttaCCAAacacattattatttttataaaccaaaaaataaaagtaaaataaaaattctatttttgtgattttaacatttttttaaggAGAGATCGCTTATTGATGGCAAGTTTAAAAACCATATTACAAATATGCGAAGCATCCAAGAGgtataatttataaatttagaGTTAATATTTTACTAATATCGATAAATTAAAAAGACAATCATGGTAAAAATCTTAAATAAACAGGATATGAGCTGTTGGAAATAAACTATAGGATACATATACATGAAAATTGGTCAGAAATCACAACCGTATCTATGGCAAGTTGTGAAGATATAAAATCTGATCTCTTATTAACTGATATAATCTATAATCGTTTATGCTAAAAAAAGGAACTGGGGAACAAATCCAAAACAAATGTAAAAACGTTATTGTCTAATTAGTTGTAGAGCAGGAAACTTTCTTAAAAATTTGAGTACAAAAGGCATGAAAAAGATGATAAAAAGTAAAGATATGAAAGAGAATTAATATACATGGATTTACATTCAATCTTGCGCCCAAATTATGGCACGTCCTCTCCCCATTATTTAACCGTCCCGAATCAAGTTGGTTGGCTCACTCAAAACATACTTTGGTAGCTCATATTTTGCACCTACATACAACACATACATTTTGAGCAAACTTAATTTAGGATTGAATATGAAGAAAAGGATACAAATGAAAAATGTCAAAACAAGCATGCTCGACATAAGATTGTATAATAATGCCACATCAGCCTCGTGATAAATCCCACTTGGGATGTTTAGCACTTTTGTACTATAATATGCAAGTTTCAAAATGTATAACAGAATTTTCCATAATGTTAAGGGTGCTTCCTTTGGCGCAAGATTTTGTATCTGTATGTGTGTACATTTGTATATGTACATGTATATATGTATTTGTGGAGCAAAAAGGTCAACAAAATAAAAAGAAGGGATTAATACCTCTTTCGTCATAACAAATCGTCAAATCGGCACTTTGAATAATGACACCAGCACTGTCTACAATTGCTTGAGCAAGGGTTAGATCAGCTTCAGCGGCAGCTCGTAGTGCATCCCAGATCTCTATTGTGGAGGAAAATGAAAAACCATACTTCAGATActcaaatacatgaaaataatgaAACATGCCTAGCTAGTAAAACCATTCTATTCATAATAAATGGAGCTCGTGTATCAATGCCAAGTCAACCAAGTAATCCCcagaagggaaaaaaaaaagataaaaaatctCGAGTAAAATCGATACCAACGAGAAATTGGTTTGCAAAGCTTTCTTTTCCAAGACCAGTCTGACGGTCTGATGCCATTTGGAATGTAGAATTTCATCTACGCAACTCAATAATTAGATATTAAACAAACATACCAAAATGTTGGGAGATATTAGTGGCACTAGAAAACCTTGTACATGAATAACCAGGTTAGAATTCACAAAGGCGCATGTTAAAGTTGGAAGTAACTTTCCAAGAGGAGGTTTCAAATTGTTTGACTCAGTATCATAGTTTTGCATTTTCCAACATAATGTAAGGTATTGATGAGTGGCTTGTGAACAACTTTCTACCAACAACTTAAAGTCCCGAGTACACAATACAAATCCAAGTTGCCTTCTACCAATCCCCTACACTCCAAGTTCGCTCACCATTGTCTCCACTTACTAACCTTGGCTCAGAAGAACAATGACCactttgaagtttttcattgacAATGACTACCATCTGTTATACTGACTTCATTATTATTCTATCAATATCCAATCTTTCTTCAAGCTAAAAATGATGATAATTCTGTAGATAACAATATAAATGAACAGCCGATTTGAGGAAATCTGGCCAAATATTTTTATACTTAACTTTAACCAGCAAAAGAAATCACAAGGTCAATATCCATTTATCTACTATTATCTCCTGCAAAAATTTGACTACTCTTGTGACTTTTCTTTCAATTATTTCACAATTGTAATTACAAAATTTAAGACATAGCTATATGGCTAACCATCTATTAGGCATTAAGACCTAAAAAATGTTAACTACACTTCTAAAGTCTTCATCTTAATACTCTGTGTCAATCCCATACTTTCTAGCCTTCTCTAATTGCAAACCACTCAAACCAAATGACTTCTCATCTTGCATTGATCTGCAACCAAATATCTAGGTTCACTTTCCTCTGATTTAATTAGCATTTTGGAAATAACAATTATCTGAAAATGAACCATTTCAAACAACATCCTCTTA
It encodes the following:
- the LOC133802212 gene encoding uncharacterized protein LOC133802212 → MGCAGSSQAKGDGAVKKIRKPKPWKHPQPITKTQLMQLREEFWDTAPHYGGRKEIWDALRAAAEADLTLAQAIVDSAGVIIQSADLTICYDERGAKYELPKYVLSEPTNLIRDG